A genomic window from Purpureocillium takamizusanense chromosome 2, complete sequence includes:
- a CDS encoding uncharacterized protein (COG:C~EggNog:ENOG503NVFZ) gives MEVVYHSPIKATAAKEPPKAAPTVSVSPNPPALKVIIVGGGIGGQTAAIALRRQGHSVKVYEQSRFANETGAAIHLVPNGLSVLHQLGVRAEDHGANEIISTRLRKHSGEIMKVIDHYSQRDRFQENWLLTHRAHLHDHLKAVATSAEAPGRPTELLCSSKVQRVDAEKGIVYLANGQEDQADVIIGADGVHSVCRIAVCDPAPAPHPSKDCTFRFLLDREEAESDPETAPHVNPQVSLDIWYGSDRKVVIYPCSRNKILNFVCIHPAGLTEDKLDMEGEALKQELLTVYEGFHPGLLKMLDKVSPSALKIWPLLDMETLPRYNVGRLALIGDAAHPFLPHLAQGGAMAIEDGGSLGVMLRKGTTADQVPERLELFNKARYERATLCQELTRLTGGDGIKSTEFDPSKLNLNNTLDYFLPHDEIHASTQILRQHLWKKEESARWRQPIVFGPMPGPRNIPQECAVGGLPSTVTTATVRFKTSATLLKNLFPNEAYSLSQSDSVGQMSIVVQQLRNLDWLGGGGYNLLSLYLHDVQYTKKDGTKLNGFYCPVTFEDCADPIIAGREDLGWPKLFSEIDVQQPSAGIMEVSLSWRGAKWASFWLRGLQEKGTEAADDSSNTATPPEDGIFLHKHVPGISGRFHEADADYDVFIPKPFGKDMSERHASRDKPVMLVAEEAGVEFIPLGPSKLPTIHHIVSRIAELPNLGNTVGTLKTEMGMRDFSGGYRLE, from the exons ATGGAAGTGGTATACCATTCACCGATTAAGGCGACCGCAGCCAAGGAGCCCCCCAAGGCTGCTCCCACTGTCTCGGTGTCGCCCAACCCTCCTGCGCTGAAAGTCATCATCGTAGGCGGAGGCATCGGTGGGCAGACAGCAGCCATTGCTCTCCGCCGACAAGGTCACAGTGTGAAA GTCTACGAGCAATCTCGCTTTGCCAACGAGACGGGTGCCGCTATTCATCTTGTTCCAAATGGTCTCAGTGTTCTTCATCAACTTGGCGTGCGGGCAGAGGATCACGGAGCCAACGAAATCATCAGC ACAAGGCTTCGGAAGCATTCTGGGGAGATAATGAAGGTCATCGACCACTACAGCCAAAGAGACCGCTTCCAGGAG AACTGGCTTCTAACCCATCGCGCGCACCTCCACGATCATCTCAAGGCCGTGGCCACTTCTGCCGAAGCCCCTGGCAGGCCAACCGAGCTGTTGTGCTCATCAAAGGTTCAGCGCGTAGACGCGGAGAAGGGCATCGTCTATCTCGCCAACGGCCAAGAAGACCAAGCCGACGTCATCATTGGAGCCGACGGCGTGCACTCCGTGTGTCGCATTGCAGTATGCGACCCTGCTCCGGCCCCCCACCCGTCAAAGGACTGTACCTTTCGGTTTCTCCTGGACCGTGAAGAGGCCGAGAGTGATCCCGAGACGGCCCCACACGTCAATCCGCAAGTGAGTTTGGATATCTGGTACGGGTCCGACCGCAAGGTCGTCATTTATCCCTGCTCCAGGAACAAGATCCTCAACTTTGTTTGTATTCATCCCGCAGGATTGACCGAAGACAAGCTTGATATGGAGGGCGAAGCACTCAAGCAGGAGCTGTTGACCGTATACGAGGGATTCCACCCGGGTCTGCTCAAGATGCTTGACAAAGTGAGCCCTTCGGCCCTCAAGATTTGGCCGTTGCTGGACATGGAGACCTTGCCCCGGTATAATGTTGGTCGTCTGGCACTCATCGGAGATGCAGCTCACCCTTTTCTCCCTCACCTggcccagggcggcgcaATGGCCATCGAGGACGGTGGTTCACTTGGTGTCATGCTGCGCAAGGGAACCACGGCGGACCAGGTCCCTGAACGGCTGGAGTTGTTCAACAAGGCCCGCTACGAAAGAGCCACCCTGTGTCAGGAGCTGACGCGACTGACTGGCGGAGACGGGATCAAGTCCACCGAGTTTGACCCCTCGAAACTCAACT TGAACAATACTCTTGATTACTTCCTGCCGCACGACGAAATACATGCCTCCACCCAGATTCTGAGGCAGCACCTATGGAAGAAAGAAGAGTCAGCTCGATGGAGGCAGCCCATTGTCTTCGGGCCCATGCCCGGTCCACGCAACATCCCCCAAGAATGTGCCGTAGGTGGACTGCCTTCAACAGTCACAACTGCCACGGTCAGGTTCAAGACAAGCGCAACGCTTCTCAAGAACCTCTTCCCAAACGAGGCATACAGCTTATCCCAGAGCGATTCTGTTGGGCAAATGAGCATCGTGGTGCAACAGTTGCGAAATCTGGACTGGTTGGGTGGCGGTGGGTATAACCTGCTCAGCCTCTACCTCCACGACGTTCAGTACACCAAGAAGGACGGCACAAAGTTGAACGGTTTCTATTGTCCTGTTACCTTCGAAGATTGTGCCGACCCCATAATCGCCGGTCGGGAGGATCTTGGATGGCCCAAGCTGTTTTCGGAGATTGACGTCCAGCAGCCCTCGGCGGGAATCATGGAGGTGTCTCTGTCATGGCGCGGTGCCAAGTGGGCATCCTTTTGGTTGCGTGGTCTCCAAGAGAAGGGTACAGAAGCGGCGGACGACTCTTCTAACACTGCCACGCCGCCAGAAGATGGTATCTTCCTCCATAAACACGTCCCGGGCATTTCTGGTCGGTTCCATGAGGCAGACGCCGATTATGATGTATTCATTCCGAAACCGTTTGGGAAGGACATGTCAGAGAGACACGCGAGCAGGGACAAGCCGGTAATGCTGGTAGCCGAGGAAGCGGGCGTGGAGTTCATCCCACTGGGCCCGAGCAAGCTTCCCACCATTCATCACATCGTGagccgcatcgccgagtTGCCCAACCTTGGGAACACAGTCGGCACCTTGAAGACCGAAATGGGAATGAGGGACTTTTCGGGCGGCTATCGGCTGGAATGA
- a CDS encoding uncharacterized protein (EggNog:ENOG503PA96~COG:C): protein MLEMSGISYILYESYHDIAPDAGASLGLMPNGLRILDQLGLTDKFDAFQVVHDYWEHRDGETGELYKRSMFMKHYPTLMGYDGFFMARQDVLRLLYDSLENKSRVHVSKRVISIQELDDSAAIEAADGSRFSCDFVAGADGVRSIVRNNILAATVAAPTDYLQAEAACVFGISKPIPQIPAGRHFTIYRPKVSGLVFAGLNGRLYWFLFKLLPEPIEYGKTTSFTQADIDEVVANISDACVTDGVRWADVWAAREQALMTALEEGLSHSWKSGRMFLLGDSVHKMVPHAAMGANQAMESAACFVNNLRKLQTSSDGIGPRISRAQVDQCLDEYAKRRQDRMEVISKTAATFCRMQLKIGPAAKGFTGALRHFRDEDFLQKGLEQLTAAEKLEDWHCGSSQVEYYSVQSAKALKVLQAKGDLASLGLA from the exons ATGCTGGAGATGAGTGGCATCTCGTATATCCTGTACGAAAGCTACCATGATATCGCGCCAGATGCAGGTGCCAGCCTCGGTTTGATGCCAAACGGGCTGCGTATCTTGGACCAACTGGGCCTCACGGACAAGTTTGACGCGTTCCAAGTAGTACACGACTACTGGGagcaccgcgacggcgaaACAGGAGAGCTTTACAAGCGGTCCATGTTCATGAAACACTATCCTACCTT AATGGGCTACGATGGCTTCTTTATGGCTCGCCAAGATGTCTTGCGGCTGCTCTACGACAGCCTAGAGAATAAGAGTAGGGTTCACGTCTCGAAAAGAGTCATTTCCATTCAGGAGCTTGATGATTCGGCTGCCATTGAGGCCGCGGACGGCAGCCGCTTTTCCTGCGACTTTGTCGCTGGGGCTGATGGAGTGCGAAGCATTGTGCGGAACAACATTCTAGCAGCAACAGTTGCGGCCCCGACAGACT ATCTCCAAGCGGAAGCTGCCTGCGTATTTGGCATATCAAAGCCCATTCCGCAAATCCCAGCGGGGCGCCATTTTACGATATATCGTCCCAAAGTTTCTGGCTTAGTGTTCGCAGGCTTGAATGGCAGACTGTATTGGTTCCTCTTCAAGCTTCTGCCGGAACCTATCGAGTATGGAAAGACGACATCTTTCACGCAAGCAGACATTGATGAAGTGGTTGCCAATATATCCGATGCTTGTGTGACGGATGGTGTACGATGGGCTGATGTATGGGCTGCCAGAGAGCAGGCCCTCATGACAGCTCTCGAGGAAGGATTATCTCATAGTTGGAAGTCTGGAAGAATGTTCCTTTTGGGCGATTCTGTGCACAAG ATGGTGCCACACGCGGCCATGGGGGCCAACCAAGCCATGGAATCAGCTGCCTGCTTCGTCAACAACCTCCGAAAGTTGCAGACCAGCTCTGACGGTATTGGCCCGCGAATCTCGCGAGCCCAAGTCGATCAATGCCTTGATGAATACGCCAAGCGACGTCAGGACCGCATGGAAGTCATCTCCAAGACCGCGGCTACGTTCTGTAGGATGCAGCTCAAGATTGGTCCTGCGGCAAAGGGCTTCACCGGCGCTCTTCGACATTTCAGGGACGAAGACTTTCTACAAAAGGGTCTAGAACAGCTGACCGCCGCAGAAAAGCTGGAGGACTGGCATTGCGGGAGCAGCCAGGTTGAATATTATAGCGTGCAGTCGGCCAAAGCCCTGAAGGTTCTTCAGGCCAAGGGTGATTTGGCCAGCCTTGGATTGGCGTGA
- a CDS encoding uncharacterized protein (COG:S~EggNog:ENOG503NW8F): protein MEYLPRTDCLNQHREAALPSVLQTSCQSASIMSARASKSTRDGSAPPSFVCHICDRSFSRAEHRDRHLATHSLLRPYRCNFCGHQFQRTDSLRRHVDKCSKNLRSAAANGGDEIRSRVKSACDLCHSKKLKCDGKQPCRKCVAKRQDCTYQRSDRLRLLHSPDSLSPPIDSSESKLTDMETILVNTSESAMEDAAFTASNLSSSAEVSSALPEAMLQGWMSGVDLEADAQVMQEHGMGLPCPDAMNPDCMGDLTALDFPDPLVWMSTTFLPGLEDEYFALNGAMLASPDYQFPDEAGLDYLAQMLQLDIPGSKFDEQTARWLRMPLVPRKYDLEVLNSLLNIFLRHVSETFTSFKGFAITSHTQPEQILAMAAVGSLFVNLKGSPRISRVLFTDSHRLLNNSAAGSLKHSRPAAMSLVQAFLAAELFGICGGHPRSRELSEAFHQSLLQALCMHGLLSADDAEGNEKTQQERLVADILLLESYRTSLFQLKPILTPAYLAHTSWGDAASADSYSAQPLNYIQQQAFLLANQLEPKKELTLQKLILLSTSSWLGGGNWVGSSYEATNRDYDPAIIHASVDALIQNPCSTTNISARLFGHMIIVALHAPLSDLSEAAYSATMQREATPTMVGRIKSWRHSFDVETALEHALQIMDVVTMIPLIDLTAPAKRSGYVEAPHDALCIFNAGLVIWASKHTSFRQTAERSSGSRSRLGQAVIVLKKMRLLLARNLGQVLQKLVQVESLKRAGGSTASAS, encoded by the exons ATGGAATATCTACCTCGGACAGACTGTTTGAACCAACATCGCGAGGCTGCGCTCCCCTCAGTTCTGCAAACCTCCTGTCAAAGCGCAAGCATCATGTCCGCTCGCGCGTCGAAGTCGACGCGCGACGGttcagcgccgccatctttCGTT TGTCACATCTGCGACCGCAGCTTCAGTCGCGCCGAGCACCGCGACAGGCATCTTGCGACAC ACAGCTTGTTGCGGCCATATCGTTGCAACTTCTGCGGCCACCAGTTTCAGCGAACCGACTCGCTGCGACGTCACGTCGACAAGTGCTCAAAGAACCTacgcagcgccgccgcgaacgGTGGCGATGAGATCCGCTCAAGGGTCAAGTCTGCCTGCGACTTGTGCCACAGCAAGAAGTTGAAGTGCGATGGCAAGCAACCATGTCGAAAGTGCGTCGCCAAACGACAGGACTGCACGTACCAACGCTCCGATCGTCTCCGGCTGTTACACTCGCCCGACTCTTTATCACCACCAATCGACTCCAGCGAATCGAAGCTCACAGACATGGAGACCATATTGGTGAATACATCCGAATCTGCCATGGAGGATGCCGCCTTCACAGCCTCGAACCTGTCATCAAGCGCTGAGGTCTCCTCCGCCCTTCCCGAAGCCATGCTGCAGGGCTGGATGAGCGGCGTCGATCTCGAGGCCGACGCACAAGTCATGCAGGAGCACGGTATGGGACTTCCGTGTCCCGATGCAATGAACCCTGATTGTATGGGTGATTTG ACCGCTCTCGACTTCCCAGACCCTTTGGTCTGGATGAGCACCACGTTTCTCCCTGGATTAGAGGACGAGTATTTCGCGCTGAATGGAGCCATGTTGGCTAGCCCTGATTATCAATTCccggacgaggccggcctcgactaCCTGGCGCAGATGCTGCAGCTCGACATACCGGGCTCCAAGTTTGACGAACAGACCGCTCGGTGGCTGCGAATGCCGCTAGTCCCCCGCAAGTACGACTTGGAAGTACTAAATTCGCTGCTCAACATCTTCCTCAGGCACGTCTCGGAAACATTCACGTCCTTCAAGGGCTTTGCCATTACCTCACACACTCAACCCGAGCAGAttctggccatggccgctgtAGGATCCCTTTTTGTCAACTTGAAGGGCAGTCCTCGCATCTCTAGGGTACTTTTTACGGATTCCCATCGGCTGCTGAACAATTCT GCTGCTGGCTCCCTTAAGCATTCACGGCCCGCTGCCATGAGTCTCGTACAAGCT TTCCTGGCGGCCGAATTGTTTGGCATCTGTGGAGGGCATCCGCGATCTCGAGAACTCAGCGAGGCATTTCATCAGAGCTTGCTCCAG GCACTCTGTATGCATGGGTTGCTCTCCGCAGACGATGCTGAGGGAAATGAGAAGACACAACAAGAAAG GCTGGTGGCGGATATCCTGCTGCTAGAAAGCTATAGGACTTCGCTGTTTCAACTAAAGCCAATATTGACGCCGGCATACCTCGCACACACCAGCTGGGGCGACGCGGCATCTGCAGACTCCTACAGCGCTCAGCCGCTCAACTACATACAGCAACAAGCCTTTCTTCTCGCGAATCAACTGGAGCCTAAAAAGGAACTCACCCTGCAAAAACTCATATTGCTGTCTACCAGCTCATGGCTAGGTGGTGGCAATTGGGTCGGCAGCTCGTACGAGGCCACGAATCGAGACTACGACCCGGCCATCATACACGCCTCGGTCGACGCCCTTATACAAAACCCTTGCTCGACGACCAATATCTCGGCACGCCTGTTTGGCCACATGATCATCGTCGCACTCCATGCGCCCCTCTCTGATCTCAGCGAGGCCGCGTACTCGGCAACCATGCAACGAGAGGCCACGCCAACCATGGTCGGCCGCATCAAAAGCTGGCGCCACTCTTTCGATGTCGAGACTGCCCTCGAACACGCATTGCAAATCATGGATGTGGTGACAATGATCCCGCTCATTGATCTCACGGCCCCTGCAAAGAGGTCAGGATATGTTGAGGCGCCCCATGATGCGCTCTGCATCTTCAACGCTGGTCTTGTCATTTGGGCCAGCAAGCATACCAGCTTTAGACAGACGGCTGAAAGGAGTTCTGGTTCACGATCACGGCTGGGGCAGGCAGTCATAGTTCTTAAGAAGatgcgcctgctgctggcgcggaATCTCGGCCAGGTGTTGCAGAAACTCGTCCAGGTCGAGAGTCTGAAGCGTGCAGGCGgaagcacggcgtcggcctcatGA
- a CDS encoding uncharacterized protein (COG:S~EggNog:ENOG503NX2I), whose amino-acid sequence MASPNKVNLSRLAYTVYKHPDVTKYLQFAKDFGFDVTEKAEDGNFYLRGYGVDPYICIASECAPGEAKSFGGSGWVARTAEDFERACKMPGAEVIDISKRPGGGKMVRIPDNNGFPFEVLFGQEERPAPERGLTRVVDGQPNVNTAMEKPRKGQFNRMVTGPAMIHKLGHFGYATDNQAKTSAWYSNNFNFKATDILHKPGDPSAEILAFYHLDLGREYSDHHCLLIAGHHGPHQAGTEIHHSSYEVEDFDTQMMGHQWLMEKKYQQMWGVGRHVMGSQIFDYWFDTSGFIMEHYTDSDVVNENTPTHRQENTPGAIWGPPLPTAKFEA is encoded by the exons ATGGCCAGCCCGAACAAGGTCAACCTTAGCCGTCTGGCTTATACAGTGTACAAACATCCGGATGTCACCAAGTATTTGCAGTTTGCCAAAGACTTCGGGTTCGACGTAACAGAGAAGGCCGAGGATGGCAACTTCTACCTCCGCGGATATGGTGTCGACCCGTACATCTGCATAGCTAGCGAGTGTGCCCCGGGCGAGGCAAAGAGCTTTGGCGGTTCCGGCTGGGTGGCGCGGACCGCCGAAGACTTTGAGCGAGCGTGCAAGATGCCCGGAGCCGAAGTGATTGACATTTCCAAACGCCCTGGCGGTGGCAAGATGGTTCGGATACCTGACAACAACGGCTTTCCATTCGAGGTTCTCTTCGGGCAGGAGGAGCGCCCTGCTCCCGAACGAGGACTCACGAGGGTCGTGGATGGCCAGCCAAACGTAAACACTGCCATGGAAAAGCCAAGGAAGG GCCAATTTAATCGCATGGTCACCGGTCCCGCCATGATCCACAAGCTGGGTCACTTTGGCTACGCGACCGATAACCAGGCCAAGACAAGTGCGTGGTACAGCAACAACTTCAACTTCAAGGCGACGGACATTCTTCACAAGCCGGGTGACCCGTCTGCAGAGATTCTCGCCTTTTATCATCTGGACCTTGGCCGCGAATACTCTGACCATCACTGCCTCCTCATCGCGGGGCACCATGGCCCTCATCAGGCAGGAACAGAGATCCACCATTCTTCCTATGAGGTGGAGGACTTTGACACGCAGATGATGGGTCATCAGTGGTTGATGGAGAAGAAGTACCAGCAGATGTGGGGGGTCGGGCGACATGTCATGGGCTCTCAGATCTTCGACTACTGGTTCGATACCAGTGGCTTCATCATGGAGCATTACACGGACAGCGACGTTGTGAATGAGAATACGCCGACGCACCGCCAGGAGAATACTCCGGGCGCGATCTGGGGACCGCCGCTGCCTACCGCCAAGTTTGAAGCCTAG
- the PRA1 gene encoding Prenylated Rab acceptor protein 1 (SECRETED:SignalP(1-18~SECRETED:cutsite=ALG-TP~SECRETED:prob=0.8729)~EggNog:ENOG503NVTQ~COG:S), with protein sequence MHLRSTLLAAMLMERALGTPIITQDLKATVTLTIPKETAKANVYDWSEGWKPSFNIHQSCNSSLRAQLQQGLDEAVQLAQHARDHLLRRGNRSEFTQKYFGNSSTAMPIGWYDRIIASDKTGMLFRCDDPDRNCESQKNWAGHWRGSNATSETVICPLSFHIRRPLSAVCNLGYTVAESKLNTFWATDLLHRLFHVPVISEGIVDHYADDYAGILELAKTKSDKSGIDSNALQYFAIDVWAYDIAAPGVGCSGKPQSSKVSSASTLAPTATPKPSQSATSSAPTECHTHADGVVHCA encoded by the exons ATGCATCTGCGAAGCACCCTcttggcggccatgctcATGGAGCGTGCGCTCGGCACACCAATCATCACCCAAGACCTCAAAGCGACCGTCACCCTGACAATTCCGAAGGAAACCGCGAAAGCAAATGTTTACGACTGGTCTGAAGGCTGGAAGCCATCGTTCAACATTCACCAGTCTTGCAATAGCTCTTTACGGGCTCAGCTCCAACAGGGACTTGATGAGGCTGTTCAGCTAGCCCAACACGCCAGGGACCACCTCTTGCGACGGGGCAACCGCTCGGAGTTCACTCAAAAGTACTTTGGCAACAGCTCAACTGCGATGCCAATCGGCTGGTATGACCGTATAATCGCCAGCGACAAAACGGGAATGCTGTTCCGCTGTGATGATCCCGACCGCAACTGCGAAAGTCAGAAGA ACTGGGCGGGACACTGGCGGGGTAGCAATGCTACATCCGAGACCGTCATCTGCCCTCTTTCCTTCCACATCCGCCGCCCCTTGTCCGCAGTGTGCAATCTCGGATATACGGTTGCTGAATCCAAGCTCAACACGTTCTGGGCGACGGACCTCTTGCATCGATTGTTCCACGTGCCCGTCATCAGCGAGGGGATTGTCGACCACTATGCCGATGATTACGCCGGCATCCTGGAGCTGGCAAAGACCAAGTCGGACAAGAGTGGCATCGACAGCAATGCCCTCCAATACTTTGCCATCGATGTTTGGGCGTACGACATTGCCGCGCCAGGAGTCGGCTGCTCGGGGAAGCCGCAGAGCTCCAAGGTAtcgtcggcttcgacgcTGGCTCCTACGGCTACTCCAAAGCCGTCCCAaagcgcgacgagcagcgcgccgacT GAGTGCCACACCCACGCAGATGGCGTCGTACATTGCGCTTGA
- a CDS encoding uncharacterized protein (COG:S~EggNog:ENOG503NYIS) — protein MPLALKNLHVIDESGPYVLERDVDIPLKRSTPQTKDDPLLVRANVYRPKKEGRFPVLCTYGPYGKDIPYEQFHAHSFADVNPNHKSKHSAWETPDPLYWTSNDYVVVRADERGSGNSPGKLDSMSSATCDGFVDVVEWAAVQPWSNGKVGLLGISYYAGSQWRVAARKPAGLACIIPWEGMSDYYRDRVRHGGILSNAFIKYWYDRQVGSNQYGLGGRTERNWGTDSLEGVLSAEELAENRADQTIDTAKYKFRNEEYYKSRDYNMADIEVPVLSVANWGAIHLHLRGNIFGYLGIGSKLKYLRFITGRHDLPFYYDEEVAVQKSFLDAFLKGVDPEGWSTPGKVPPISLCVRRDNPGYNNPQAERDAFPRRPEMEWPIARTVYTDFNFCKSLQLEMSSTSEVGDGLVTYTAPKGGVTFVSTPFKTEAEMTGHPIVRLSISAEADGDKTPSEMDIFATLRHIDANGKEVFYTGAVGDPVPLARGWLRVSLRATTKNPTEMSNIVPERDYLSTDVQPVNVGEVYTVDVEIWPTNCVFLPGDKVAIEISSGDSEGVSVFEHNHPDDRDPEKLGGINAIHIGKEFQNFLRLPIIPAKE, from the exons ATGCCTCTCGCACTCAAGAATCTCCATGTGATTGACGAGTCCGGCCCTTATGTGCTGGAACGCGATGTGGATATCCCGTTGAAACGGTCCACTCCCCAGACGAAAGACGATCCTCTCCTCGTTCGCGCCAACGTATATCGTCCCAAGAAGGAGGGCCGCTTCCCCGTGCTCTGCACATATGGACCTT ATGGGAAGGACATTCCTTACGAGCA GTTCCACGCCCATTCCTTTGCGGATGTGAACCCAAACCACAAGTCTAAGCATTCTGCATGGGAGACTCCCGATCCGCTTTATTGGACTTCAAACGACTATGTTGTCGTTCGGGCTGATGAGCGTGGGTCCGGCAACAGCCCGGGAAAGCTTGACTCTATGAGTTCGGCCACGTGCGATGGTTTTGTCGACGTGGTCGAGTGGGCGGCAGTGCAGCCCTGGAGCAATGGAAAAGTTGGCCTCTTAGGTATAAGCTACTACGCAGGAAGCCAGTGGCGTGTGGCGGCCCGGAAGCCGGCTGGCCTTGCCTGCATTATCCCCTGGGAAG GGATGTCTGACTATTATCGTGACCGAGTCCGTCATGGAGGTATTCTTTCCAACGCCTTCATCA AGTACTGGTATGATCGCCAGGTTGGGTCGAACCAGTATGGACTTGGTGGAAGAACGGAGAGAAACTGGGGCACCGACAGTCTTGAGGGAGTTCTGtccgccgaggagcttgcGGAGAATCGGGCTGACCAAACCATCGACACTGCGAAGTATAAGTTCCGCAACGAGGAATACTACAAGTCTCGCGACTACAACATGGCTGATATTGAGGTTCCCGTTCTCAGCGTTGCCAATTGGGGCGCCATCCATCTTCACCTGCGAGGCAACATCTTCGGCTACCTCGGGATTGGATCGAAACTCAAGTATCTTCGCTTCATCACCGGTCGTCACGACCTTCCCTTCTATTACGACGAGGAAGTAGCGGTGCAAAAATCATTCCTGGATGCCTTCTTAAAGGGGGTTGATCCGGAGGGCTGGTCGACACCAGGAAAGGTCCCACCCATCAGCCTCTGTGTCCGCAGGGACAACCCGGGTTACAACAATCCTCAGGCAGAGCGCGATGCATTTCCCCGCCGACCCGAGATGGAGTGGCCTATCGCGAGAACCGTCTATACGGATTTCAACTTCTGCAAGTCCTTGCAGCTCGAGATGAGCTCGACGTCGGAGGTTGGGGACGGCCTTGTGACGTACACTGCGCCAAAGGGGGGCGTCACTTTCGTCTCGACGCCATTCAAAACCGAGGCTGAAATGACAGGGCATCCCATTGTGAGGTTGAGCATCTCTGCTGAAGCGGATGGGGATAAAACGCCCTCAGAGATGGACATCTTTGCGACCCTCCGTCACATCGATGCCAATGGTAAAGAAG TGTTTTAcaccggcgccgtgggcgatCCCGTTCCGCTCGCTCGTGGCTGGCTCAGAGTCTCGCTGCGAGCCACGACCAAGAACCCGACTGAGATGAGCAACATTGTCCCCGAGCGCGATTATCTCTCCACCGACGTTCAGCCTGTGAACGTTGGCGAGGTCTACACCGTTGATGTTGAGATCTGGCCAACCAATTGTGTCTTTTTGCCGGGCGACAAAGTGGCAATCGAGATCTCCAGCGGCGACTCGGAAGGTGTCAGCGTGTTTGAGCACAACCACCCTGATGATCGTGACCCTGAAAAGCTGGGGGGGATCAACGCTATCCATATTGGCAAGGAGTTCCAAAACTTTCTGCGCTTGCCCATTATTCCAGCAAAGGAGTAG
- a CDS encoding uncharacterized protein (COG:S~SECRETED:SignalP(1-17~SECRETED:cutsite=VSA-AP~SECRETED:prob=0.7924)~EggNog:ENOG503P47M), producing the protein MYAFTFAVLSLVVSVSAAPTATVRSEYSRTVPLTGVTHSVVAGISGGFDPDNVVAEIGDTVEWHFLPNNRSVAQSSFAEPCQPLVDHGTSSYSGFFAGFNFATQEGQSPYVFQIVVEDKYPIWYYCPQQVGSHCQNGAVGVINQNYDNPAFSLRKHKELASQTCASVVPPEQCGGIIMPNPNPYSGY; encoded by the coding sequence ATGTACGCCTTCACCTTTGCCGTCCTGTCTCTGGTCGTCAGTGTTTCCGCTGCGCCCACCGCCACTGTTCGCAGCGAATACTCCAGGACTGTGCCTCTCACCGGCGTCACCCACTCGGTGGTTGCTGGCATcagcggcggcttcgacccGGACAATGTTGTCGCTGAGATCGGCGACACGGTCGAGTGGCACTTCCTGCCCAACAACCGCTCCGTCGCGCAGTCCAGCTTTGCTGAGCCGTGCCAACCTCTCGTCGATCACGGCACGTCCTCCTACTCGGGATTCTTTGCGGGATTCAACTTTGCTACCCAGGAGGGCCAATCGCCCTACGTGTTCCAGATTGTTGTCGAGGACAAGTACCCGATTTGGTACTACTGCCCGCAGCAGGTCGGCTCGCACTGCCAGAACGGCGCggtcggcgtcatcaacCAGAACTACGACAACCCTGCTTTCAGCCTGCGCAAGCACAAGGAGCTCGCGTCCCAGACGTGCGCCTCCGTCGTGCCTCCTGAGCAGTGTGGAGGAATCATCATgcccaaccccaaccccTACAGCGGCTACTGA